In Nicotiana tabacum cultivar K326 chromosome 11, ASM71507v2, whole genome shotgun sequence, a single window of DNA contains:
- the LOC107802119 gene encoding protein SLOW GREEN 1, chloroplastic produces the protein MVTSSATKIPLCLHSTTLNNHNPKLVHHPISYNPLKTLLLYSPKTLSTLYPKLQATSKPQDSPVLTCSWKPQKEIPKFFSEKIVILLVGSFLFMGLRAKNAVSVSRPVQESSVFETQEDNSEEEEEMYVKLLEKNERDVEALKTIVNVKMRKGKTKEALKYVEKLIEVQPREMEWRLLQALCYEMTGQLSKAKSLFKEILKQRPLLLRALHGLAMVMHKNFEGPAVFEMLSDALEVARREKRVNEERNIKILVAQMHVVKGELEEALQKFQHLVKENPRDFRPYLCQGIVYSLLDKKKEANEQFEIYRSLVPEEFPQRGFLDDVVLAAKTETREQLEKEFKTQFSYKT, from the exons ATGGTGACTTCATCTGCCACCAAAATCCCACTCTGCCTACACTCGACAACCCTCAATAATCACAACCCAAAACTTGTTCACCACCCCATTTCATACAACCCCCTCAAAACCCTTTTACTTTACAGTCCTAAAACCCTGAGCACTCTTTACCCCAAACTCCAAGCAACCTCCAAACCCCAAGATTCACCAGTTTTAACTTGTTCTTGGAAACCCCAGAAAGAAATTCCCAAGTTTTTCAGTGAAAAAATTGTCATTTTACTTGTTGGGTCATTCTTGTTTATGGGTTTAAGGGCCAAGAATGCAGTGTCAGTGTCACGACCAGTTCAAGAAAGTAGTGTTTTTGAGACCCAAGAAGATAATAGTGAGGAAGAAGAGGAGATGTATGTGAAGTTATTGGAGAAGAATGAGAGAGATGTTGAGGCTTTGAAGACTATTGTTAATGTGAAAATGAGGAAAGGGAAGACTAAAGAGGCTTTGAAGTATGTGGAGAAGCTTATTGAAGTCCAGCCTAGAGAAATGGAGTGGAGGCTTTTGCAGGCTCTTTGCTATGAGATGACGGGGCAGCTGAGTAAGGCTAAAAGTTTGTTCAAGGAGATTTTGAAGCAGAGGCCTCTCTTGCTCAGAGCTTTGCAT GGTTTAGCAATGGTGATGCACAAGAACTTTGAAGGTCCTGCTGTTTTTGAGATGCTGAGTGACGCTCTAGAAGTTGCTCGTCGGGAAAAAAGAGTCAACGAAGAGAGAAACATAAAAATATTAGTCGCACAAATGCATGTCGTTAAG GGTGAATTAGAAGAGGCTTTACAGAAGTTTCAACATCTTGTTAAAGAGAACCCAAGAGACTTCAGGCCTTATCTGTGCCAG GGAATAGTCTACAGTTTGTTGGACAAGAAGAAAGAAGCTAACGAGCAGTTTGAGATATATCGAAGTCTTGTACCCGAAGAATTTCCTCAGAGAGGTTTCCTTGATGATGTTGTGTTGGCTGCAAAGACAGAAACTAGGGAACAACTTGAAAAGGAGTTCAAGACTCAATTTTCTTACAAGACATGA